AGCACTGGCGCTGGAGCTTCTACTCCTGGCGTCCCAGCGGCCTCGCTCTGGGGCTGGCCATGCGACTCTGGCACCGACTAAAACCCTGGTTGAAAAAGTGGCAGGCCTGGCGTGCAGCCGCGCCGGTAGTCCCTGCTTCCACGCCTATAACCGCACCCGCCCCTGCGCCCGCCGACAAAGGCCCTGCGTCCATTGAAAAAACAATAGAAGGTAAACATGCCTCGCCAAGTCATAGTCAACGCTGACGATTTCGGCCTAAGCCTGAGCGAAAACACGGTGATCCTGGGCGCGTTCAAGGCCGGCGTCATCAGCTCCGCCACCGCCATGGCCAATATGCCGGCTTTTGAGCAAGCCTGCGTCCTGGCCCAGGAGCCGTTGCTCAAGGGGCGAATCGGCTTGCACTTCAACCTCACTTACGGCCGACCGTTAAGCCCGTCAATTCTCGCGCGTTCGACGTTCTGTGACAGCCAGGGCCTGTTCGACCTCAGCCTGCCTCGCCACAGCCTCTGGCTGAACCGCCACGATCGTAATGCAGTGCTGGAGGAACTCGAAGCGCAATGGCAACGCTGCCTGGATAACGGCATGCGCCCCAGTCACATCGATTCCCATCAACACGTGCATAACATCTGGCCTATCGGCGAAATCGTCGCGCGCTTTGCCGCCTACCAAGGGGTGCCCGTGCGACTGGCGCGCCATCTGGGGAATAACTTGAGTGTGCCCAAGCGCGTGTTCAAGACCTTGCTCAATTATCGATTGAACCGTTTGGCCGGAGCGACCGCCGAGTACGTCTGCACCCCGGTGGACCTGCGCAACGTGGCGATGCCGATCAACGGCCTGCTGGAAATCGTCGTCCACCCGACCCACATCGGCGCCGATTTTGGCGACATCTATTTAAACCCCGGAGAGTCTTTGGCTCACATATTGGAGATGCGTCTTCCGGGCATTCCGAGAGTGTCCTATGCCGTTGTGCCAAAAACGTGCGAAGAGGCCCCCCAGTACTCGACTGATCTACAAACGTAGCAACCTTGATTTATCGCCATTGAAAAAACGTTACTCAACCAACCCTGGCTTCAGCCTCGGAGGACTTCATGAGCGCCATCGACAAGCTTCGCGAACGTATCAAACAAAAAGGCCTGCTCCACACGCTCCAGTCGCTCTGGAAGCGCTATGTGTACTTCCACCGAGAACTGTTGTGGCTGGGGCGCGATCTGGTCACCCCGGTGGCGCCGCACAAACTGCGGCCCTATACGGGTTTAAAGCGGGTGACGATTACTCAGGAGAACGCCATCGCTTTCACCAAGTATTACGGTAACCGCGTCAAGGCCATGGCCCAAATCGCCTCCGAAGGTCACACCGGGCACATGTATGTGGACGAGGCAGGTGATGCGATCGGATTCATCTGGGGCAGCCTCAGTGACTACTTTGACCAGCACTATTACGGCTGCTGGTTCCGGGTCAAACCCGGTGAGTTTTTCCAGTTCGGCGGTGAAATGATCCCTCTCTACTTCGGCTCCAGCCTGTCGGTGGATGCCCAGTACAATATCTGGGGTGCGATGCGGGACCAAGGCTGCAACAAGGTCATGGACGTCTGCGATGTCCGCAACATCCAGGCCATGAAAATGCACCTGCGCATGGACTACCAGGAGCAAGGGCGCATCACCCACATCTACGACCTGTTCGGCCGCTTTCGCTTCTTCCGCGAAACCTGTTACAGCGGCTCGCGGCTGGCTGAACTGCGCAAACCCGCGCAGCCGACGACGACTGCGGCGCAGGCGTGATTGGCCAGTGGGAGCGATGGTTGTTGCTTGACTGCAGACCGTGTCGCCGCCATCGCGGGCAAGCCCGCTCCCACAGGTATCTGCTTTGACCAAAGGATTTGTGAACGACAGCGATCACTGTGGGAGCGGGCTTGCCCGCGATGGCGGCAGTCAGTGCAACTCATTCCTCAGGTCTGACACTCAGCGCTTCACCGCCACCAAC
The Pseudomonas lini DNA segment above includes these coding regions:
- a CDS encoding ChbG/HpnK family deacetylase; the encoded protein is MPRQVIVNADDFGLSLSENTVILGAFKAGVISSATAMANMPAFEQACVLAQEPLLKGRIGLHFNLTYGRPLSPSILARSTFCDSQGLFDLSLPRHSLWLNRHDRNAVLEELEAQWQRCLDNGMRPSHIDSHQHVHNIWPIGEIVARFAAYQGVPVRLARHLGNNLSVPKRVFKTLLNYRLNRLAGATAEYVCTPVDLRNVAMPINGLLEIVVHPTHIGADFGDIYLNPGESLAHILEMRLPGIPRVSYAVVPKTCEEAPQYSTDLQT
- a CDS encoding N-acetyltransferase: MSAIDKLRERIKQKGLLHTLQSLWKRYVYFHRELLWLGRDLVTPVAPHKLRPYTGLKRVTITQENAIAFTKYYGNRVKAMAQIASEGHTGHMYVDEAGDAIGFIWGSLSDYFDQHYYGCWFRVKPGEFFQFGGEMIPLYFGSSLSVDAQYNIWGAMRDQGCNKVMDVCDVRNIQAMKMHLRMDYQEQGRITHIYDLFGRFRFFRETCYSGSRLAELRKPAQPTTTAAQA